tctGGATCGAAccattggacaaccctgctctaccactgagctactGCTGCCCAATATACATATTATAGTCCTGCATGTCTTACATCATTTCAGACGTCAGCAATGTCACAACTGTAATCTCACATATTTATGGATTATGAGAGAAGCTGCAGCAACAGTTTGATATGGTGTTTTCTATGCTACTGTCCCAAGATTTGAAAATAATAAGGAATAACATAACTTATGTGTAGTAGTTTAATTTGcaacatacagtacaataaaGCCACCTCTGCTTCAATACAACCTCTTATAATGATAGGTATCTGTGAAAGTAAGACTTGCATGAATAGGAGGACACAGCCTTGTCATTTTCTTGTGATAACAGAATAAGTTAAAGCATTTTCACCACAATGCAAGTTATCTCAGATGGAATAATAGATTTATAATtatgatatatgatatattataTTGATATGTTTTAGCTATTCGAAACGCATAAAGCATGCATAACATCTGtcatatttgttgttttatttagtgTTATCTGGAACGGCAGAGGAACTTCCCAAACAAACTGATTGTCTCTATCACAggaacaaaacagaaaacaacaggagaaggacagagagaaagacacagaggaacacggagaggaagacaaagacgAAGACTGAGAGGAAGACGAAGAGAAGCAAGGAGATAAAGATTGAGAGGAAGACTAGGAAGAcggagagaaacacagagagaaagacggagaggaggacaaagaagaagactgagaggaagatgaagagaaacaaggagAGAAAGATTGAGAGGAAGactgagagagacacagagaaacactgagAGAAGGgctgagagaaagacagagagaacgACTAAGAGGAAGACTGAGAGGAAGACCAAGAGGAAggctgagagggaggaggaggagcatgtGCTCACAGGTGTACCGGCCTTTCTGCGTGTGCGTTGTGTCACCCAGCATCGTGCTGATGGGAcacctacctgctgctgctgtgtataaAAGGCAGAAGCATGATTCATCTGCTTCACATCATCACCTCAGACACTCGCTGATAGTTTACTCTATTCCATCAACATGAGGACTCTTCTGCTGGCTGTTATCCTTGGACTTCTGGCTGTCGTCCATTCAACACCTGTTGACAGTAAGTGacctttatgtatttgtttcattcattgtttatttgttgCCTTTTTTCTTAAACATTCAGCCGTTATAATCGGTTTATTTTGTGAGATTTATCATCAAAAAACTACCTAAACACTTTATTGATCATACAATATATGATCAGTTTATATATTGATGAGTTTTGCGGCATTATAAACTGTCATTCTTGTATAAGAGTTTTCAGGGCTGTCCTTTCCTTTACCCTGTGATTCAGCTCTTTCCCCTCCGCTGCACACCTAAGGTGCTCTTTATGTTTCAGGTCTTGCTCTTACTGTTAGGGTCGTATTTCATTGTTGGTTGGCACCTCCAGATAACACACAGAAAGTCTTTGTAAAATGTTCAGAGCTGCTCCAGGAGGTGCATTATAATGCGTTTGTCTTGAATACGCTGAAACCAAAGATCAGCAAAAGAGCTGTTACACAAGTTTGGACATCCGGAACGAGCCGAGCGGAACGTGACTGTGCAGGAATGCAGAGTGGAGATTTGATTCCCAGGCATTTTAAGTCTATTAGACCAAAAGTGAGACTTTGCTTTATTCTGAGAAATACACAGAagctttgagtgtgtgtggttattTATTGTAAGTTCATTGTAGTCCCTCTATCAATGACACTAATGGCTTCCGTCCAGAAAACAGAGAACAGGAAGAGTCACGTGTTTGACCTATTAAAACTGAGTCTTTGATGAGGCTTCTCTTTTGTTCACCTATTCACCACATGATTAGTCACACAGGTTAATCATTACTGTCTCCCACCACACCTTATTGAAGCCAAACAAGCTAATACAAGAAGTTTACAAGCCTGTAAGTCCTGTGTGGTGAAACATGAAATGGTAACTTTCCTTTGCACTCATGTCAGGACTGGTGAGTGAACATGTGCTGacctggtttttttttttccttgcctTTGTCCTAGCTGTGACCCAGAACCCtaccaaacctgaggatgacGTTTTCAGGGAGGCCATGACAGACGGGTTCCTCATCGATCTCCCAACGCTCACAACCGAACCGCCCAAAATAAGCATGACCACTCTGGCCTCCCTGCCGCCGTCCGCTGAACCAAAAGACATGGACGACATGGAGGGCAGTGCTTCAGGAGAGCCCTCGACCTCCATCTTCTTCACAGCCACAACCGCTTCTCACAGCTCCACACGAGACACTCCACTGCTGAGTCCTCTGCCTGGCTTCACCTCTACATCTGAAGCCTACCCAAGCGAAACGGCAAACCCTGAGGAGTTCAGCGGTGACACCCAGGGCTCTGGTTCAGGGTTTGAAGATGAACCGATGCTAAGCACCTCTCCAAGCTCCAGAGTGACCTCCAGCTTCACGACACAAACCAGCACCGCACCGtccacctccaccactgctgctgctcccagcACAAGCAGCGACCAAATATTTGAAGATAAAGAAGGTTCTGCCTCAGGTTCAGGCCCACAAGTAAGAATGCAGTTTAAGGGGAGTGTCGGTCAGGAAATGCTTGAACCAGGTAAACATCCCGTAACTATCAATATAATATTATAGTCTCTACTGATTGCTTCCTATAGATAAGTATAACTTTTacgtttatatgttattttaagGTCAGGTAGCTGAACTGGAATCTGCTAATCCAACACCAGGAACTCCAGGAGACTCTACGCCAGGTGGGTCttgcagaaatgtttttatgaaCCACTTGTctacttttgtttttccatctAAACAAATTCTGTTCTGTTTATGTCCAGGTTGGATCCTCGTTATTGGATTTATCGCGGGTGCCGCCGCACTTGTAATGCTCAGCGTCGCCATTGCTACAAGGAACAAGTAAGTTTTTAATATCTGAAAAAGAAACGgtatgttttcagttttttaactGTTCAGATCATACAATGAAAtccctgctgttcctctttgcACAGGTGGAATAGACCAAACCAGGCATCCGTGAGGCAAGAGCCCCAAACTGACTCCTCgaaccagcagagggagctaGAGATGGAGACTTTCCTGCACAAGCAGGAGCCCAGGGAGAATGGAAAGGCAGCAGAGTACACAGTCATTCCTCTGGATGAGCTTCCAGAGGATTACTCATCACACTGAGGTTCAGAAACGGACCCTCTGGAGACTCATCAGAGACCCACGAGAAGTGTTTGAAGTAGGTGATCAGAGGAGCAGAAGTGTCCAGACTGTTGAATTCAGAGTGAGAATCATGGtctgttttttaaattaaagtttttTCTCTGCTTTCAAAAACTTTTACTTTGATGCTACAAAAAGGATTGATGTATTTATTGTCATATCAACttcttttaaaggtagggtcggagatttcattctgatgcacttcttATTAAATTagcgtaacttctctttacaatccgatagcaaccaattagttcggcagtttctcattaaaacgaagaatatgaatcatctgtggaagctataaaatgctaaaaacatcagccaatcctccgggtggaccctgctcggagtattggctggttgtcactctcttcctgctctgcgcgcaccagagaggtatgtgcatgatggccgaagtcaatcacgtccatgtgattggaggcgtggcttcggggtgagctccgagagaaaggggcgtgtgtttactttcaaaatctggctgactctcactgagtttacaaaatctcctactctacct
This portion of the Parambassis ranga chromosome 3, fParRan2.1, whole genome shotgun sequence genome encodes:
- the cd44a gene encoding putative protein TPRXL; protein product: MRTLLLAVILGLLAVVHSTPVDTVTQNPTKPEDDVFREAMTDGFLIDLPTLTTEPPKISMTTLASLPPSAEPKDMDDMEGSASGEPSTSIFFTATTASHSSTRDTPLLSPLPGFTSTSEAYPSETANPEEFSGDTQGSGSGFEDEPMLSTSPSSRVTSSFTTQTSTAPSTSTTAAAPSTSSDQIFEDKEGSASGSGPQVRMQFKGSVGQEMLEPGQVAELESANPTPGTPGDSTPGWILVIGFIAGAAALVMLSVAIATRNKWNRPNQASVRQEPQTDSSNQQRELEMETFLHKQEPRENGKAAEYTVIPLDELPEDYSSH